CAGAAAGACGTAATTCTATCTGTATTCCAACAAGATACTAAGTCTATAGTCTGTGGTCAATTCCCCATACCCATAGAAAACTCTGGGTATGAATGCACGTAACGAATTTGGGATAAGACTACGCGAACTCCGCAAGGGACGCGGACTCAGCCAGGAGAAACTAGCTGGCGAGATCAGTCGTTCAGTCGATGCATTGTCTAAACTTGAGCGCGGCCTGAGTCTGCCAAGCTTTGAGACAATTCTCAGCCTCTCAAAAGTACTGGCCACGCCCTTAGGCGATTTACTTGAGCCCTTCGATCAATCTGCCAGAATCAGTTCCAATAAACGAAGCTTGCAAAGTCAGGTGATGGCTATCTGCCAAGATCTCGACGAAGCGAAACTTGCTATTGCCGTTAAACAGCTCAAAGCCTTGAAAGACGGTTTA
The sequence above is drawn from the Rhodospirillaceae bacterium genome and encodes:
- a CDS encoding helix-turn-helix transcriptional regulator; protein product: MNARNEFGIRLRELRKGRGLSQEKLAGEISRSVDALSKLERGLSLPSFETILSLSKVLATPLGDLLEPFDQSARISSNKRSLQSQVMAICQDLDEAKLAIAVKQLKALKDGLVGHE